The Nitrospira sp. KM1 genome includes a window with the following:
- a CDS encoding type III pantothenate kinase, translated as MLLVVDIGNTNVVWGIYEDRRLHAHWRLATDAKKTSDEYGILFTSLLSAAGVPAIRIDAAVISSVVPALTGTFEILIEQFFHRCPLLVTSDIDTGMIIRYPHPKEIGSDRLVNAAAAYHKYRRDLIVVDFGTATTFCAVTKTGEYLGGVIAPGLGISAEALFARAAKLSKVELIRPKSVIGADTSGSIQSGLIFGYAGLVDALVRRIEQELGHSTYVIATGGLSSTIAPETSSIQKIEPLLTLEGLELLYRRSQENGGTAHWV; from the coding sequence ATGCTCCTTGTAGTTGATATCGGCAATACCAACGTCGTCTGGGGAATCTATGAGGATAGACGCCTGCACGCACATTGGCGCTTGGCGACGGATGCGAAAAAAACATCGGACGAATACGGCATCTTGTTTACGAGTCTGCTCTCGGCAGCGGGTGTACCGGCAATACGCATAGATGCCGCCGTCATATCCAGTGTCGTTCCTGCATTGACCGGAACATTCGAAATTCTTATTGAACAGTTCTTCCATCGATGCCCCCTTCTGGTCACTTCGGATATCGATACGGGCATGATCATTAGGTACCCTCATCCGAAGGAGATTGGCAGCGACCGCCTCGTCAATGCCGCCGCCGCATACCATAAATATCGTCGAGATCTCATCGTAGTCGATTTTGGAACGGCGACGACATTTTGTGCGGTCACGAAGACCGGGGAGTACCTTGGCGGAGTTATTGCTCCCGGACTGGGAATATCGGCCGAAGCGCTGTTTGCCCGTGCGGCCAAGTTGTCCAAGGTTGAGTTGATCAGACCTAAGAGCGTCATTGGTGCCGATACATCCGGAAGCATTCAGTCAGGCTTGATCTTCGGATATGCCGGGTTGGTTGATGCCTTGGTACGGCGTATCGAACAGGAATTGGGGCATTCCACATATGTGATCGCCACGGGCGGGTTGAGCTCCACCATAGCTCCTGAAACGTCATCCATTCAAAAGATCGAACCGCTGCTGACTCTCGAGGGATTGGAATTGCTGTATCGACGTTCACAAGAAAACGGCGGCACCGCTCACTGGGTCTAG
- a CDS encoding biotin--[acetyl-CoA-carboxylase] ligase — protein sequence MPPSLSADAIRSTLSTRCLGQRMELHDEVDSTSREAVRLVQAGVEHGTVVLADTQTAGRGRLSRQWFSPPGVNIYCSIVLINSAPLDRLSDCLSWLPLLTALAASEAIEMVSTVAVSVKWPNDLLIGERKVGGILCESGPLPGSKSFQVIGVGLNVNGKNQDFPAELRDGATTIRHESTAEIDRNRVIAQLLNELEQCLEEYATRGSERIAQAYNRRCSTLGKRIKASLTGGQDFIALARSIGPDGSLIVEPHRPESDVRREPIRHLRAADIIHLRT from the coding sequence ATGCCACCTTCACTTTCCGCCGATGCGATCCGGAGCACCCTCAGCACCCGTTGTCTCGGCCAACGCATGGAATTACACGATGAAGTCGACTCGACGAGCCGCGAAGCGGTCAGGCTCGTACAGGCAGGTGTCGAGCACGGCACGGTTGTACTGGCCGATACACAGACTGCAGGACGTGGCCGGCTATCGAGGCAGTGGTTCTCACCTCCAGGTGTAAACATTTACTGTTCTATCGTGTTGATAAATTCCGCTCCTCTTGATCGTCTGTCCGATTGCCTTTCCTGGCTGCCGTTGCTGACGGCGCTCGCGGCTTCCGAAGCGATCGAAATGGTATCGACTGTCGCCGTTTCAGTTAAATGGCCCAACGATCTTCTCATCGGCGAGCGGAAAGTCGGCGGTATTTTGTGCGAAAGCGGACCGCTGCCTGGATCAAAATCATTTCAGGTGATTGGTGTCGGGTTGAATGTGAATGGTAAAAATCAAGATTTTCCGGCAGAGTTGCGGGATGGTGCGACGACCATCCGTCATGAGTCGACGGCTGAGATTGATCGTAACCGAGTTATCGCACAGTTGCTCAATGAACTTGAACAATGTCTTGAAGAATACGCCACTCGCGGATCGGAGCGCATAGCACAAGCCTACAACCGCCGATGCTCGACGTTGGGAAAAAGGATCAAGGCCAGCCTGACGGGAGGGCAGGATTTTATCGCCCTGGCTCGATCCATTGGCCCGGACGGTTCACTTATCGTCGAACCTCACCGTCCAGAATCCGACGTTAGGCGGGAGCCGATTCGTCATCTTCGAGCTGCAGATATCATTCACTTACGCACCTAG
- the nadC gene encoding carboxylating nicotinate-nucleotide diphosphorylase, whose product MVTLPAADIRRLVREGLQEDLGNGDVTTAALFTSAVAARGTIIAKEPLVVAGMAAAVQSFLAVDTSLFLSVLIGDGGRANAGDVLMQLQGDGRSMLMAERVALNFLQHLSGIATLTRRFCQAVQEFPAVILDTRKTLPGWRALQKWAVSLGGGLNHRLSLEDGILIKDNHLALLNRTRRTVKAACRLAHLRSPTDMPIIVEVETLPEVKQALAAQADVILLDNMSVNMVKRAVALIRGRALVEVSGGISLTNVRAMAAAGADRISIGALTHSASAADVSLELTRVRSRRRR is encoded by the coding sequence ATGGTGACGCTTCCGGCCGCAGACATTCGCCGGCTCGTACGCGAAGGGCTTCAGGAAGATCTGGGCAACGGAGATGTCACGACTGCGGCATTGTTCACGTCAGCCGTCGCTGCGAGAGGGACGATTATCGCCAAGGAGCCGCTCGTTGTCGCGGGAATGGCTGCGGCAGTGCAGTCGTTCCTGGCCGTCGATACATCGTTGTTCTTGAGCGTGTTGATCGGCGATGGGGGCCGTGCGAACGCAGGGGACGTCTTGATGCAACTTCAAGGCGACGGCCGTTCTATGCTGATGGCCGAGCGAGTAGCTCTGAACTTCCTCCAGCATCTGTCGGGCATCGCCACACTGACGCGCAGGTTCTGCCAGGCGGTGCAAGAGTTCCCCGCAGTGATTCTTGATACGAGAAAAACACTGCCCGGATGGAGAGCTTTGCAAAAATGGGCTGTCTCGCTGGGTGGGGGACTCAACCACCGGCTGTCTCTGGAAGACGGCATTCTGATCAAAGACAATCATCTTGCCCTGTTGAATCGGACAAGACGGACTGTGAAAGCCGCTTGTCGTCTTGCTCATCTTCGAAGTCCCACGGACATGCCGATCATTGTAGAGGTTGAGACGTTGCCGGAGGTCAAGCAAGCATTGGCGGCACAAGCAGATGTCATTTTGCTTGATAACATGTCTGTCAACATGGTGAAACGAGCCGTGGCATTGATCCGGGGGCGGGCGTTGGTTGAGGTATCCGGCGGCATTTCTTTGACGAATGTCCGCGCGATGGCTGCGGCCGGAGCGGATCGTATTTCAATCGGCGCGCTCACTCATTCAGCCTCCGCCGCCGATGTGAGTCTCGAACTGACGAGAGTACGGTCGAGACGAAGACGATAA